From the Leucobacter tenebrionis genome, one window contains:
- a CDS encoding sensor histidine kinase, producing MRSPLRSWSLRRRLIIGTTGLALLALLLSSAATLFSLRASLYERLDQDVRTGLELAVGPQGASPDGAPDSRPPSGAGPRQRIDTLEIVFAADGTATRSAYVTPAGRVVSLTASQLEEIRSVIETDRGPTTVDLGASLGSFRIAAQTVATSTVVSGLSLRDVTATMTSLGGILAAVMGTALLIMVAGVAWLVTRTLRPLRRVADTAERVSLRPLAAGAVTVPERAGLSDDPRTEVGRVGAALDTLLGHVEQALGARQESEDRLRAFIADASHELRTPLASIRGYAQLAQGEDSEKTVTQVRSLDRIESEAERMGTLVEDLLLLARLDAGQPLRREPVDVALLAIEAAGDAHAAHPDHEWSVEVDESIEVIGDEYRLRQVFINLLGNAGAHTPPGTRVTTTVRQEADRVVVTVADDGPGIDPALLPRLFDRFTRGDVSRNRASGSTGLGLSIASAIVQAHGGAIEVTSNASGTVFVVVLPPATFKR from the coding sequence ATGAGATCTCCGCTGCGTTCTTGGAGTTTGCGGCGGCGACTCATCATCGGCACTACTGGGCTGGCGCTGCTCGCGCTGCTCCTCTCGTCCGCCGCGACTCTGTTCTCGCTTCGGGCTTCCCTGTACGAGCGTCTCGACCAGGATGTGCGCACCGGCCTGGAACTGGCCGTGGGGCCGCAGGGGGCGTCTCCGGACGGCGCCCCTGATTCCAGGCCACCAAGCGGTGCCGGCCCTCGTCAGCGGATCGACACGCTCGAGATCGTCTTCGCCGCAGACGGGACGGCCACCCGCTCCGCCTATGTCACGCCGGCGGGTCGTGTCGTCTCGCTGACGGCCTCGCAGCTGGAAGAGATCCGATCCGTGATAGAGACGGACCGGGGGCCGACGACGGTCGATCTCGGAGCTTCGCTCGGCTCGTTCCGCATCGCAGCGCAAACGGTCGCCACTTCGACCGTGGTGTCCGGCCTGTCGTTGCGGGATGTGACCGCGACAATGACCTCCCTCGGCGGGATCCTCGCCGCCGTCATGGGTACCGCACTGCTCATCATGGTGGCGGGCGTCGCGTGGCTCGTCACCCGCACGCTGCGACCGCTGCGACGGGTCGCCGACACCGCCGAGCGCGTCTCGCTACGCCCGCTCGCGGCGGGGGCGGTGACGGTTCCCGAGCGCGCCGGGCTCTCCGACGACCCCCGCACCGAGGTCGGGCGGGTCGGAGCCGCCCTCGACACGCTGCTCGGCCATGTCGAACAAGCGCTCGGGGCGAGGCAGGAGAGCGAGGATCGGCTGCGCGCATTCATCGCCGACGCCAGCCACGAGCTGCGCACCCCGCTCGCCTCCATCCGCGGCTACGCGCAACTCGCCCAGGGAGAGGACAGCGAGAAGACTGTCACCCAGGTGCGGTCACTCGACCGGATCGAGTCCGAGGCCGAACGTATGGGCACCCTCGTCGAGGACCTGCTGCTGCTCGCGAGACTCGACGCGGGGCAGCCGCTGCGACGCGAGCCGGTCGATGTCGCCCTGCTGGCGATCGAGGCGGCCGGAGATGCCCACGCGGCGCACCCGGATCACGAGTGGTCGGTCGAGGTCGACGAGTCGATCGAGGTGATCGGCGACGAGTACCGGCTGCGGCAGGTCTTCATCAATCTGCTGGGCAACGCAGGAGCGCATACGCCGCCCGGCACACGGGTGACCACTACCGTGCGGCAGGAGGCGGATCGAGTGGTGGTCACCGTGGCCGATGACGGCCCCGGCATCGACCCGGCACTGCTGCCGCGACTCTTCGATCGTTTCACCCGAGGCGACGTCTCGCGCAACCGGGCGTCGGGGAGTACCGGCTTGGGGCTCTCAATCGCTTCGGCGATCGTCCAGGCGCACGGCGGCGCCATCGAGGTCACGAGCAACGCCAGCGGGACGGTGTTCGTCGTCGTGCTTCCCCCTGCCACGTTTAAGCGGTGA
- a CDS encoding SLC13 family permease: MDPIVVVLVILALAVIAFISNAVPLGVTAIGVSLALYLTGVLDLGSALAGFGDPTVLFIAALFVVSEALEASGIIAWAGQQVISRAGARRVPLTIVLCLLTAVVTALISVNGSVAAFLPLVVVVATRAGIAPSQMLLPLAFSAHAGSMLALTGTPVNILVSEAARDAGARQFGFFEFALAGLPLVVGSAAIIVLLGPRLLPKRPPYRAPLDLQQFARLLRAEYDLDGDAFTVSAERGVTEVLVSPRSPLIGLHVYPGMCTPSGDLVIRAARRGDTLLSGAGIRLQAGDVLLLDGAWEDLTRHTSDGREVLVVERPDRLRRSVPLGRGAKRTLAVTAGMVMLLVTGVVPAAVAGLLAACALIILKVITPAQAYRAISWTTVVLVAGMIPLSAAFQSTGAAQLIADQLQSLVGGFGPTAALGAIALVSLILGQLISNTATVLIMIPIATALADGMHVSPLPFLMGLTVIGAAAFLTPVATPANLMVMEPGRYRFGDYSRFGLPFAALFFLVAVFWVPLIWPFRI; encoded by the coding sequence ATGGACCCGATCGTCGTCGTTCTCGTCATCCTGGCGCTGGCGGTGATCGCGTTCATCTCCAATGCGGTGCCGCTCGGGGTGACCGCCATCGGGGTGTCTCTCGCGCTGTACCTCACCGGCGTCCTCGACCTCGGATCCGCGCTCGCAGGGTTCGGAGATCCGACGGTGCTGTTCATCGCGGCGCTCTTCGTCGTCAGCGAGGCATTGGAGGCATCCGGGATCATCGCGTGGGCCGGGCAGCAGGTCATCTCCCGGGCGGGCGCACGACGTGTCCCGCTCACGATCGTGCTGTGCCTGCTCACCGCGGTCGTCACGGCCCTGATCAGCGTGAACGGATCGGTCGCGGCGTTCCTGCCGCTGGTCGTAGTGGTGGCGACACGGGCCGGCATCGCCCCGTCCCAGATGCTGCTGCCGCTCGCGTTCTCCGCGCACGCCGGTTCGATGCTCGCCCTCACCGGCACCCCGGTGAACATTCTCGTCTCCGAAGCGGCCCGCGACGCCGGAGCCCGACAATTCGGGTTCTTCGAGTTCGCCCTCGCAGGGCTCCCGCTCGTCGTCGGCAGCGCCGCGATCATCGTGCTGCTCGGGCCGCGCCTGCTCCCGAAACGACCGCCCTACCGCGCTCCGCTGGATCTCCAGCAGTTCGCCAGGCTCCTGCGTGCCGAATACGACCTCGACGGAGACGCTTTCACTGTTTCAGCAGAACGCGGCGTCACCGAAGTCCTCGTCTCCCCTCGGTCGCCGCTGATCGGCCTGCACGTCTACCCGGGGATGTGCACGCCGAGCGGAGACCTCGTCATTCGCGCCGCCCGCAGAGGCGATACCCTGCTGTCCGGAGCAGGCATCCGGCTCCAGGCCGGGGATGTGCTCCTGCTCGACGGCGCCTGGGAAGACCTCACCCGGCACACGTCAGACGGTCGCGAGGTACTCGTCGTCGAGCGTCCCGATCGCCTGCGCCGCAGCGTGCCGCTCGGCCGCGGAGCGAAACGGACGCTCGCCGTCACAGCGGGTATGGTGATGCTCCTCGTCACGGGAGTCGTTCCTGCGGCCGTCGCCGGCCTCCTCGCCGCATGCGCGCTCATCATTCTCAAGGTGATCACTCCGGCCCAGGCGTACCGGGCGATCTCCTGGACGACGGTCGTGCTCGTCGCCGGCATGATCCCGCTGTCTGCCGCGTTCCAGTCGACCGGTGCCGCGCAACTCATCGCCGACCAGCTCCAGTCTCTGGTCGGCGGGTTCGGGCCGACCGCAGCGCTCGGGGCGATAGCACTCGTCTCCCTCATACTGGGGCAGCTCATCAGCAACACCGCGACCGTGCTCATCATGATCCCCATCGCGACCGCGCTCGCCGACGGCATGCACGTCTCCCCGCTGCCGTTCCTCATGGGCCTCACCGTCATCGGCGCTGCGGCATTCCTCACCCCGGTCGCCACGCCGGCGAACCTGATGGTGATGGAACCCGGCCGCTATCGCTTCGGGGACTACTCGAGGTTCGGGCTGCCGTTTGCGGCTCTGTTCTTCCTCGTCGCTGTGTTCTGGGTGCCGCTCATCTGGCCGTTCCGGATCTGA
- a CDS encoding leucyl aminopeptidase translates to MQRSPNKLIPNDLATVPGLDALGLAQVRLGAADAQPEVLGVGVTADADVPAQIGLSREALTSLGFEAKPGQTLLLPRSEEPDLIAVGLGETAELTAAGVRDGAAALVRAAASRASIAVRFVAEALDRTVLVRSIVEGALLARYRYSVLQSDAKRIDLTELVIEGADEADRGAVDTGLVAVRAAVVARDLANTPPGHLTATNMGEIAVELGDRFGFDVEVHDKQQLIDLGCGGLLGVNQGSIEEPRMIVLRYRPEEEPTGRLGLIGKGIMYDSGGISLKPSDPMHLLMKMDMGGAAAVLGAFTGLRDAGASVEVVGWLMCTDNMPSSTAYKLGDVLTARNGTTIEVKNTDAEGRLAMSDAFALANEDRVDAIVDIATLTGAALVSLGGHVAALLGNDDRMIDAVRAASDETDEQVWQLPLVRKYRPQLDSDIADISNLGGPFAGTITAALFLDHFAGKTPWAHLDIAGTMQVEKDDSWRTRGATGFGARLLLQFATDFTAPDREE, encoded by the coding sequence ATGCAACGCAGCCCGAACAAGCTCATCCCGAACGACCTCGCCACCGTTCCCGGCCTCGACGCCCTCGGTCTCGCGCAGGTGCGACTCGGCGCGGCGGATGCGCAGCCGGAGGTCCTCGGCGTCGGCGTCACCGCGGACGCCGACGTCCCGGCGCAGATCGGTCTCTCCCGTGAGGCGCTGACCAGTCTCGGCTTCGAGGCGAAGCCCGGCCAGACCCTCCTGCTGCCCCGATCCGAGGAGCCGGATCTCATCGCGGTCGGCCTCGGCGAGACCGCGGAACTGACCGCCGCCGGCGTGCGTGACGGGGCCGCGGCCCTGGTGCGCGCGGCGGCTTCGCGGGCGAGCATCGCTGTGCGATTCGTCGCGGAGGCACTGGATCGGACCGTGCTCGTGCGGTCCATCGTGGAGGGCGCACTGCTCGCGCGGTACCGCTACTCGGTGCTGCAATCGGACGCGAAGCGGATCGACCTGACCGAACTCGTCATCGAGGGCGCTGACGAGGCCGACCGGGGTGCGGTCGATACCGGGCTCGTGGCGGTGCGCGCCGCGGTCGTCGCACGGGATCTCGCGAACACTCCGCCCGGGCACCTCACCGCCACGAACATGGGCGAGATAGCGGTCGAGCTGGGCGACAGGTTCGGCTTCGACGTCGAGGTTCATGACAAGCAGCAGCTCATCGATCTGGGCTGCGGCGGACTGCTCGGCGTCAATCAGGGCTCCATCGAGGAGCCGCGCATGATCGTGCTGCGCTACCGCCCCGAGGAAGAGCCCACCGGCAGACTCGGCCTCATCGGCAAGGGCATCATGTACGACTCCGGCGGCATCAGTCTGAAGCCGTCGGACCCGATGCACCTGCTCATGAAGATGGACATGGGCGGGGCCGCGGCCGTGCTCGGCGCCTTCACCGGACTGCGCGATGCCGGCGCGTCGGTCGAGGTCGTCGGGTGGCTGATGTGCACGGACAACATGCCCTCGAGCACCGCCTATAAGCTCGGCGACGTGCTCACCGCGCGGAACGGCACCACGATCGAGGTGAAGAACACCGATGCCGAGGGACGGCTCGCCATGAGCGACGCCTTCGCACTCGCCAACGAGGATCGGGTCGACGCGATCGTCGATATCGCGACGCTCACCGGAGCCGCGCTCGTCTCCCTCGGCGGGCACGTCGCCGCGCTCCTCGGCAACGACGACCGGATGATCGATGCGGTCCGCGCTGCCTCGGACGAGACGGACGAGCAAGTATGGCAGTTGCCGCTGGTGCGGAAGTACCGTCCCCAGCTCGACTCCGACATCGCCGACATCTCGAACCTCGGAGGCCCCTTCGCCGGGACCATCACGGCCGCGCTCTTCCTCGACCACTTCGCAGGCAAGACGCCGTGGGCGCATCTCGACATCGCAGGCACCATGCAGGTGGAGAAGGACGACTCCTGGCGAACCCGCGGCGCGACCGGATTCGGGGCTCGCCTGCTCCTGCAGTTCGCAACGGACTTCACCGCACCGGACCGGGAGGAGTGA
- a CDS encoding response regulator transcription factor encodes MNDSSSVQRFTRPDGSPVRAVVADDERNLTELLHMALSNEGWLVETAANGQEALNTVREVGPDVVVLDVMMPGIDGLEVLRRLRTAGNDVPVLFLTAKDGVDDRIDAITAGGDDYVTKPFHLREVVARVRGMARRYVGATNDDGPLTVGDLSLDERSYRVHRGGAPIQLTAKEFELLRYLMQNTGQVLTRAQILENVWSYDFGGKSGVVEIYISYLRKKIDTLGPPLIHTVRSVGYTIRDNDA; translated from the coding sequence ATGAACGACTCGAGCTCCGTGCAGCGCTTCACCCGACCCGATGGTTCGCCCGTGCGCGCGGTGGTGGCGGATGACGAGCGGAACCTCACCGAACTGCTGCACATGGCATTGAGCAACGAGGGCTGGCTGGTGGAGACGGCCGCGAACGGGCAGGAAGCGCTGAACACCGTGCGCGAGGTCGGTCCGGATGTCGTGGTGCTCGACGTCATGATGCCGGGCATCGACGGTCTCGAGGTGCTGCGCCGCCTCAGAACGGCGGGGAACGATGTGCCGGTGCTGTTCCTGACCGCGAAGGACGGGGTCGACGACCGGATCGACGCGATCACGGCGGGCGGCGACGACTACGTCACCAAGCCGTTCCATCTGCGCGAGGTCGTCGCCCGCGTGCGCGGCATGGCGCGGCGCTATGTCGGGGCGACGAACGACGACGGGCCCCTCACGGTCGGCGACCTCAGCCTCGACGAGCGCAGCTACCGGGTGCACCGAGGCGGTGCACCGATCCAGCTGACGGCCAAGGAGTTCGAGCTGCTGCGCTACCTCATGCAGAACACAGGGCAGGTGCTCACTCGGGCGCAGATCCTCGAGAACGTGTGGAGCTACGACTTCGGCGGCAAATCCGGGGTGGTCGAGATCTACATCTCCTACCTGCGCAAGAAGATCGACACGCTCGGCCCGCCGCTGATCCACACCGTGCGCAGCGTCGGCTACACGATCAGGGACAACGACGCATGA
- a CDS encoding SHOCT domain-containing protein — MSLLRTAARASVAARAVGRVQRRQQAAWAAQDAGHAAAAPVASPSPAAPSGGSQALIDQLAQLGQLRDAGVLTAEEFDAQKQRLLA; from the coding sequence ATGAGTCTGCTTCGCACCGCCGCCCGTGCCTCGGTCGCCGCCCGTGCCGTCGGCCGCGTGCAGCGGCGTCAACAGGCGGCCTGGGCCGCGCAAGATGCCGGGCACGCCGCTGCGGCCCCGGTCGCCTCACCGTCGCCCGCCGCACCGTCGGGCGGTTCCCAGGCGCTCATCGACCAGCTGGCTCAGCTCGGTCAATTGCGTGACGCTGGGGTGCTCACCGCCGAGGAGTTCGACGCCCAGAAGCAGCGCTTGCTCGCGTGA
- a CDS encoding response regulator transcription factor, whose amino-acid sequence MIRIGIVEDHPAMTLGTATVLNARPDLRVVAAGKTVRELLARRQAFDVVLLDLTLNDGTTPAQNIAALNAKNPVPILAYTAGDRPGLIREAARAGVAGMVRKSETPEAVAQAVRRAVAGDVVSTADWAAALESDPNLEAAGLTQRETEVLSLYASGETAERVAEFLGISVETVIDHIKRIRRRYAAVDRPAPTKIDLFRRAREDGLIPGA is encoded by the coding sequence ATGATTCGCATCGGTATTGTCGAGGATCATCCTGCGATGACGCTCGGGACGGCGACCGTGCTCAATGCTCGCCCGGACCTCCGTGTCGTTGCCGCAGGGAAGACCGTGCGAGAGCTTCTCGCTCGGCGGCAAGCATTCGATGTGGTGCTGCTGGACCTCACGCTCAATGACGGAACGACGCCCGCTCAGAACATCGCCGCTCTGAACGCCAAGAACCCGGTTCCGATTCTGGCGTACACCGCCGGCGACCGGCCCGGGTTGATCCGAGAGGCGGCGCGCGCAGGCGTGGCCGGCATGGTGCGTAAATCGGAGACACCGGAGGCGGTTGCGCAGGCGGTGCGCCGGGCTGTAGCGGGCGACGTGGTCTCCACGGCCGATTGGGCCGCCGCGCTCGAGTCCGACCCGAACCTCGAGGCCGCCGGGCTGACGCAGCGCGAAACGGAGGTCCTCTCCCTCTATGCCTCGGGGGAGACCGCCGAACGGGTGGCCGAATTCCTCGGGATCTCGGTGGAGACCGTGATCGACCACATCAAACGGATCAGGCGGCGCTATGCCGCGGTGGATCGTCCCGCACCTACGAAGATCGATCTGTTCAGGCGCGCGCGAGAGGACGGGCTGATTCCGGGCGCGTGA
- a CDS encoding SDR family NAD(P)-dependent oxidoreductase gives MSENRVAVVTGAARGIGRATAVAFAKAGYRVAGADIAALASSAMDYEPASAEDLAETGRLVGEAGAEWLPVVFDQRDKEAVREGFAQVVDRFGGVDVVFANAGVQGFAPLLEMSDELWNDQIDINLTGTANVLRVAAPLLVERGGGRIIITSSTQGQHGTLDGSGYSASKWGLIGLMKSAALELGQYGITVNAVIPGLINTALTRHEDRYAQIIRTGGNEPTGDVARDEQTTADAQRKKLPLGVPWVEPEDVAPLVVFLASEEARMVSGTSFAATGGDSANITA, from the coding sequence ATGAGCGAGAACCGGGTGGCGGTGGTGACGGGAGCGGCGCGGGGGATCGGCCGCGCCACGGCGGTCGCGTTCGCGAAGGCCGGATACCGGGTCGCGGGCGCGGACATCGCGGCGCTCGCGAGCTCGGCCATGGATTACGAGCCGGCCAGCGCCGAGGATCTCGCCGAGACCGGCCGGCTCGTGGGGGAGGCCGGCGCGGAGTGGCTGCCGGTGGTCTTCGACCAGCGCGACAAAGAGGCCGTGCGCGAGGGCTTCGCGCAGGTCGTCGACCGGTTCGGCGGCGTCGATGTCGTATTCGCGAACGCGGGCGTGCAGGGCTTCGCTCCGCTGCTCGAGATGAGCGACGAGCTATGGAACGACCAGATCGACATCAACCTCACGGGCACCGCGAATGTCCTCCGCGTCGCCGCGCCGCTGCTGGTCGAGCGCGGCGGAGGGCGGATCATCATCACCTCTTCGACCCAGGGTCAGCACGGCACACTCGACGGCAGCGGCTACTCGGCGTCGAAGTGGGGGCTCATCGGGCTCATGAAGTCCGCGGCGCTGGAACTCGGGCAGTACGGGATCACCGTCAACGCCGTGATCCCCGGCCTGATCAACACGGCCCTCACCCGTCACGAGGACCGCTACGCGCAGATCATCCGCACCGGCGGCAACGAGCCCACCGGCGACGTGGCGAGGGACGAGCAGACCACGGCGGATGCGCAGCGCAAGAAGCTGCCGCTGGGGGTGCCGTGGGTCGAGCCGGAGGACGTCGCCCCGCTCGTGGTGTTTCTCGCATCGGAAGAGGCCCGCATGGTCAGCGGCACGAGCTTTGCGGCGACCGGCGGTGACAGCGCCAACATCACCGCTTAA
- a CDS encoding sensor histidine kinase yields the protein MNRAFEPVDRPLGQLVAVLGLLVAGMLYIRVYDAVPAMSLWWHLLILAGILPTVTVALLSPVLPLQLLRALWITIPALGYLTTLLTFFAYEGGEAGTFVALQWWMCMSYASFLAVWLRPGPAIGVAATAGLLPGISAVLGLGYLPAGAGRFVLVQMGFFVFASIFAAMRAEMIRYHEAQQIAKAEQIASAFAAARARADAWFVRFVHDHVLATLAAAIRFTGPPPQEVSASARRTLQMLQDPGVPGGSSSPDLSPMELAHRLSAQLDTMLWHLVLTPAAGFEEIPADAARALEDASAEAVRNSLRHAGDPVPRRFTAQLSARRVSILIEDDGAGFDMAASFAQRLGIRASIVQRMREVDGGSATVTSSPGRGTTVRLEWRRP from the coding sequence GTGAACCGTGCATTCGAGCCCGTCGATCGTCCGCTCGGGCAACTCGTCGCCGTGCTGGGCCTGCTGGTCGCCGGCATGCTCTATATCCGCGTGTATGACGCCGTACCGGCGATGTCGCTGTGGTGGCATCTCCTGATCCTCGCCGGGATCCTGCCGACCGTCACGGTCGCCCTCTTGAGCCCCGTACTGCCGCTGCAACTCCTGCGTGCACTGTGGATCACGATCCCCGCACTCGGGTATCTCACGACGCTGCTCACCTTCTTCGCGTACGAGGGCGGCGAAGCCGGCACGTTCGTCGCCCTGCAGTGGTGGATGTGCATGAGCTACGCGAGTTTCCTCGCGGTATGGCTGCGGCCCGGACCGGCGATCGGCGTCGCGGCGACGGCGGGACTGCTCCCCGGGATCTCAGCCGTCCTCGGACTCGGCTACCTTCCCGCGGGGGCGGGACGGTTCGTGCTCGTCCAGATGGGGTTCTTCGTGTTCGCGAGCATCTTCGCCGCGATGCGGGCGGAGATGATCCGCTACCACGAGGCCCAGCAGATCGCGAAAGCCGAGCAGATCGCGTCAGCCTTCGCCGCGGCGCGTGCGCGTGCGGATGCCTGGTTCGTGCGGTTCGTTCACGACCACGTACTCGCGACCCTGGCAGCGGCGATCCGATTCACCGGCCCGCCTCCGCAGGAGGTCAGCGCGTCGGCGCGTCGCACCTTGCAGATGCTGCAGGATCCCGGGGTGCCGGGCGGATCCTCCTCACCGGATCTCTCTCCGATGGAGCTCGCGCACCGCCTGAGCGCACAGCTCGACACGATGCTCTGGCACCTGGTGCTGACCCCGGCAGCAGGGTTCGAAGAAATTCCCGCCGATGCTGCCCGAGCCCTCGAGGACGCGTCGGCGGAAGCAGTGCGCAACAGTCTCCGCCACGCCGGCGATCCGGTCCCCCGGAGGTTCACCGCTCAGCTCTCAGCACGACGGGTATCGATCCTCATCGAGGACGACGGGGCCGGCTTCGACATGGCCGCCTCTTTCGCTCAGCGGCTCGGTATCCGCGCGAGTATCGTGCAGCGGATGCGCGAGGTCGACGGCGGAAGCGCCACGGTCACCTCGTCGCCCGGCCGCGGCACGACGGTGCGCCTGGAATGGCGGCGGCCATGA
- a CDS encoding AbgT family transporter, protein MDALADAAPAAQQKGFLNWIEKVGNRIPNPTIMFVYLIGLIAVLSALLSWAGVSVTDEVVTPVPKDEFSQINENLGGTWSIYDSTTGEPAEVPDYIVEEQTFEVQNLLSVDGLRFFFTSFVDNFAGFGVVAVVLIAMAGVGVAEHAGMMGALIRRVVKVAPRRWLAFILIFVGVLSSVATDAGYLILVPLAAAAFFTVGRHPLAGLAAAFASVGAIFAVNLLITPTDSMLVEITNEVLATAGMETLEVTQNYYFSVASSILMAIVALLVTVFVTEKRLGAYDRSQYAGAESDDEIDHDAEARGLKFAFWALIGFIVVIAALTAPPGAPLRDPETGAIIGTTPFMASLVFIISLGFLVCGVAYGAGARTLRGGSAAVGAIAKTFASLGGLLVMFLMIAQFIALFNWSNLPTVAAVSAAELLQQANVPAIVLLVAFIVVIVLLDFILPGLVPKWVIFAPVFIPIFASLDVAPQTLLAAYRVGDSPVNVLTPLMVYLPFMVTVAQRYRKDAGIGTIIALMIPYAVWIFLSWTALYVVWFLTGIPWGPGAPVQLGG, encoded by the coding sequence ATGGACGCCCTTGCCGACGCCGCCCCCGCGGCGCAACAAAAAGGCTTTCTGAACTGGATCGAGAAGGTCGGGAACAGGATCCCGAACCCGACGATCATGTTCGTCTACCTCATCGGGCTCATCGCAGTGCTCTCGGCCCTCCTGTCCTGGGCCGGGGTGTCGGTCACGGACGAGGTCGTCACGCCCGTGCCGAAAGACGAGTTCTCGCAGATCAATGAGAATCTAGGCGGTACGTGGTCGATCTACGACTCCACCACGGGCGAACCGGCGGAGGTGCCGGACTACATCGTCGAGGAACAGACCTTCGAGGTGCAGAACCTGCTCTCGGTCGACGGGCTCCGCTTCTTCTTCACCTCCTTCGTCGACAACTTCGCCGGATTCGGTGTCGTCGCCGTGGTGCTGATCGCGATGGCCGGCGTCGGCGTGGCCGAGCACGCGGGCATGATGGGCGCCCTCATCCGGCGAGTGGTGAAGGTCGCCCCGCGTCGCTGGCTCGCGTTCATCCTCATCTTCGTCGGCGTGCTCTCCTCTGTCGCGACCGACGCCGGATACCTGATCCTCGTGCCGCTCGCCGCAGCCGCCTTCTTCACCGTCGGCCGGCATCCGCTCGCGGGACTCGCGGCGGCGTTCGCGAGCGTGGGCGCGATCTTCGCGGTGAACCTGCTGATCACGCCGACGGACAGCATGCTCGTCGAGATCACGAACGAGGTGCTCGCGACCGCGGGCATGGAGACGCTCGAGGTGACGCAGAACTACTACTTCTCCGTCGCCTCATCGATCCTCATGGCGATCGTCGCGCTGCTCGTCACGGTCTTCGTCACCGAGAAACGGCTCGGGGCCTACGATCGCTCCCAGTACGCCGGTGCTGAGAGCGATGACGAGATCGACCATGACGCCGAGGCTCGGGGCCTCAAGTTCGCGTTCTGGGCGCTGATCGGCTTCATCGTCGTCATCGCCGCGCTCACAGCTCCTCCAGGTGCTCCGCTGCGCGACCCCGAGACGGGCGCGATCATCGGCACCACCCCCTTCATGGCGAGCCTCGTGTTCATCATCTCGCTCGGATTCCTCGTCTGCGGCGTCGCCTACGGGGCCGGGGCGCGGACGCTGAGGGGCGGATCCGCCGCGGTCGGCGCGATCGCGAAGACCTTCGCCAGCCTCGGTGGGCTGCTCGTGATGTTCCTGATGATCGCCCAGTTCATCGCCCTGTTCAACTGGTCGAACCTGCCCACTGTGGCCGCGGTGTCCGCTGCGGAATTGCTGCAGCAGGCGAACGTGCCTGCGATCGTGCTGCTGGTCGCGTTCATCGTCGTGATCGTGCTGCTCGACTTCATCCTGCCCGGTCTGGTGCCGAAGTGGGTGATCTTCGCGCCGGTGTTCATCCCGATCTTCGCGTCGCTCGATGTCGCCCCGCAGACGTTGCTCGCCGCTTACCGCGTCGGCGACTCGCCCGTCAACGTCCTCACCCCGCTGATGGTGTACCTGCCGTTCATGGTCACCGTGGCGCAGCGGTACCGGAAGGACGCCGGTATCGGCACCATCATCGCGCTCATGATCCCGTACGCCGTCTGGATCTTCCTCTCCTGGACCGCGCTCTACGTGGTCTGGTTCCTCACCGGCATCCCGTGGGGGCCGGGCGCCCCCGTCCAGCTCGGCGGCTGA
- a CDS encoding META domain-containing protein yields MRGRTVLAAVAVAAAALLTGCSGASGAAGTWGSDAEGEPQLVLDQDGTLTGTDGCNRLNGDWTEKDETISFGEIASTTMACPDVDTWLSGMSTATRDGSTLHIFDADGAEIGTLQQ; encoded by the coding sequence ATGCGCGGCCGGACCGTTCTCGCGGCCGTCGCCGTCGCCGCAGCCGCCCTGCTGACGGGCTGCTCGGGCGCATCCGGCGCGGCCGGCACTTGGGGATCGGACGCGGAGGGTGAGCCGCAGCTCGTACTCGACCAAGACGGCACCCTGACCGGCACCGACGGCTGCAACCGTCTGAACGGAGACTGGACGGAAAAGGATGAGACGATCTCATTCGGCGAGATCGCGTCCACGACGATGGCCTGTCCCGATGTCGATACCTGGCTGTCGGGGATGAGCACCGCCACCCGAGACGGGAGCACTCTGCACATCTTCGACGCTGACGGGGCCGAGATCGGCACTCTGCAGCAGTAA
- a CDS encoding SHOCT domain-containing protein codes for MSFWSNIWDAIWWMLTIFVFIAYLMALFSIISDLFRDRKLNGFAKAIWLIFLVFLPFLTALVYLIARGRGMGERAQAQADQAQQATESYIRSVAAETTPTDEIARAKQLLDAGAISEDEYASLKAAALARVR; via the coding sequence ATGTCATTCTGGTCGAACATCTGGGATGCGATCTGGTGGATGCTCACGATCTTCGTGTTCATCGCCTACCTCATGGCCTTGTTCTCGATCATCAGCGACCTGTTCCGCGACCGGAAGCTGAACGGCTTCGCGAAAGCGATCTGGCTGATCTTCCTGGTCTTCCTCCCGTTCCTCACCGCGCTCGTGTACCTCATCGCCCGTGGTCGCGGGATGGGTGAACGCGCGCAGGCGCAGGCGGATCAGGCGCAGCAGGCCACCGAGTCGTACATCCGATCCGTCGCCGCGGAAACCACCCCGACCGATGAGATCGCTCGTGCCAAGCAGTTGCTCGATGCCGGTGCGATCAGCGAAGACGAGTACGCCTCTCTCAAAGCGGCAGCACTGGCGAGGGTGCGATGA